Proteins found in one Aneurinibacillus uraniidurans genomic segment:
- a CDS encoding cob(I)yrinic acid a,c-diamide adenosyltransferase has product MKIYTKSGDKGETSLVYGVRVPKTDVRVEAYGTCDEANSAIGLGLSYVPRDEEWAMFHHVFHVVQTKLFHIGAELATPPGKDVGWKIEESDVAFLEQTIDEWDAMLPPLTNFVLPGGSPAGAAFHLARTVARRAERQAILVQASGEVNPIVIRYLNRLSDFLFVAARYVNQKQGTVEPTLHQENE; this is encoded by the coding sequence ATGAAAATCTATACGAAGTCAGGCGATAAAGGTGAAACAAGTCTTGTATATGGAGTTCGAGTGCCGAAAACAGATGTGCGAGTAGAGGCATACGGAACATGTGATGAAGCAAACTCTGCAATCGGCCTTGGGTTGTCGTATGTACCACGGGATGAGGAGTGGGCAATGTTTCATCACGTTTTTCATGTAGTTCAGACAAAACTGTTCCATATTGGAGCGGAGTTAGCTACACCCCCGGGGAAAGATGTGGGCTGGAAAATTGAAGAGAGTGATGTAGCCTTTTTGGAGCAAACAATTGATGAATGGGATGCGATGTTACCCCCACTGACGAATTTTGTGCTTCCGGGAGGTTCTCCTGCCGGTGCAGCTTTTCATCTGGCTCGCACGGTGGCACGCCGAGCGGAGAGACAGGCGATTTTAGTGCAGGCAAGTGGAGAGGTGAACCCTATCGTTATTCGCTATTTAAACCGATTGTCAGACTTTTTGTTTGTAGCAGCCCGTTATGTAAATCAAAAGCAAGGAACGGTTGAGCCTACTTTGCATCAAGAGAACGAATAG
- the bcp gene encoding thioredoxin-dependent thiol peroxidase translates to MAEFVVGQAAPDFTLPASNGEHVSLRDFVGKNVILYFYPKDNTPGCTRESCDFRDKIEEFTAKNTVILGISTDSLVSHEKFINKYSLPFLLLSDTEADVCKQYGVYKLKKNFGKEYMGIERSTFVIDKDGKLAKEYRKVKVDGHVEAALAFVAEHLS, encoded by the coding sequence ATGGCTGAGTTTGTAGTTGGACAGGCAGCACCGGATTTTACGCTGCCAGCAAGTAATGGGGAGCATGTATCACTGCGTGATTTTGTAGGTAAAAATGTTATTTTGTATTTTTACCCGAAGGATAATACACCAGGATGCACGCGTGAGTCATGTGACTTCCGCGATAAAATCGAAGAATTTACGGCAAAAAACACGGTGATTTTAGGAATTAGTACGGACAGTCTTGTTTCTCACGAGAAATTTATTAATAAGTATAGTCTGCCTTTTCTGCTGCTGAGCGATACGGAAGCGGATGTGTGCAAGCAGTATGGCGTATATAAATTAAAGAAGAACTTTGGCAAAGAATACATGGGCATTGAGCGTTCGACCTTTGTTATTGATAAAGACGGAAAGCTTGCTAAAGAATATCGAAAAGTTAAAGTCGATGGTCATGTGGAGGCAGCACTGGCATTCGTTGCGGAACATCTGTCCTAG
- a CDS encoding YjdF family protein encodes MKAFQYVFGSEPNDAEVAEFVNHKMLSLLDQVVRTAEVQKKTERRINPKRMARLVAREMQNKGISSKAQEALKLELDHRKKECKHASRLKREEIKEKKRAIRVQKAKEKHRGK; translated from the coding sequence ATAAAGGCGTTTCAGTATGTATTTGGCTCAGAGCCAAACGATGCTGAAGTAGCAGAGTTTGTGAATCATAAAATGTTGTCATTACTAGATCAAGTAGTTCGGACCGCAGAAGTGCAGAAAAAGACGGAACGACGTATAAATCCGAAACGAATGGCAAGGCTCGTTGCCAGAGAGATGCAGAATAAGGGGATTTCGTCAAAAGCACAGGAAGCGTTGAAACTTGAACTAGATCATCGTAAGAAAGAATGTAAGCACGCATCACGCTTGAAACGGGAAGAAATAAAAGAAAAAAAGCGTGCGATCAGAGTACAAAAAGCGAAAGAAAAACACAGGGGCAAATAA
- a CDS encoding S-layer homology domain-containing protein, whose amino-acid sequence MDIQRAVKKWGMMLTIGAVLGAGVTIPASAAPKHEIKELQVLDSYLPEDIAKHWARNKIYDMMHAGYVNGYTDASGTVTVRPDRKITRAEFVELLVKTLGLKKSPDHEAKNFSDVDSGDWYYNSVTIASSLGIVSGTTKSSFGPERYITRGEIAALIVRAFAYTIAFDEGTTKHFKDVGSTYWANREVDKASRVGIISGYNGNVFKPFEYATRAEAMTMLYNALYLEENAVPTDKALLDLIRTIEEEQSRALLAVDTNRLKEIVDARYAGYYKALQNVEVLLLRKAREQGYELSITRTGQLTEKVLGKWNRIALVEVGGVEYTLTAKKDGDQWKAVGNFKGVAMLKKDPTTNEWRIYTSDIQPFATKPLLEKLGIK is encoded by the coding sequence ATGGACATACAACGGGCTGTGAAAAAATGGGGGATGATGCTGACTATAGGTGCAGTACTTGGAGCAGGTGTAACAATTCCTGCATCTGCGGCCCCAAAGCATGAAATAAAAGAATTGCAGGTGCTAGATAGCTATCTTCCAGAAGATATTGCAAAGCATTGGGCACGCAACAAAATATACGATATGATGCATGCCGGATATGTAAATGGTTACACAGATGCTAGTGGCACCGTAACCGTTCGACCGGACCGCAAAATTACGAGAGCTGAGTTTGTGGAACTGCTCGTAAAGACGCTTGGGTTAAAAAAGTCCCCCGATCATGAAGCGAAAAACTTTTCAGATGTTGACTCGGGTGACTGGTACTATAATTCCGTTACAATTGCGAGTTCACTTGGAATTGTAAGCGGGACTACGAAATCATCGTTTGGACCGGAGCGGTATATTACGCGTGGCGAGATTGCAGCTTTGATTGTACGGGCGTTTGCGTATACGATTGCGTTTGATGAAGGGACGACTAAGCACTTTAAAGATGTAGGAAGCACATACTGGGCAAATCGGGAGGTTGACAAGGCGAGTCGAGTAGGAATTATTAGTGGTTATAACGGGAATGTATTCAAGCCATTTGAATATGCCACACGCGCCGAAGCGATGACGATGCTATACAATGCTCTGTATTTAGAAGAAAATGCGGTACCGACAGATAAGGCACTTCTTGATCTTATTAGGACGATTGAGGAGGAACAAAGTCGTGCGCTGCTTGCTGTGGACACAAATCGCCTGAAAGAGATTGTTGACGCACGGTATGCAGGCTACTATAAGGCGCTCCAAAATGTAGAAGTTCTTTTGCTGCGTAAGGCAAGAGAACAAGGATATGAGCTGAGCATTACTAGAACGGGGCAACTAACAGAAAAAGTGCTTGGTAAATGGAATCGGATTGCACTTGTAGAAGTGGGTGGTGTTGAATATACACTTACGGCTAAAAAAGATGGAGATCAGTGGAAGGCTGTTGGGAACTTTAAAGGGGTAGCCATGCTGAAAAAAGATCCGACAACAAATGAATGGCGAATTTATACGTCGGATATTCAGCCGTTTGCCACGAAACCACTTCTTGAAAAACTTGGGATCAAATAA
- a CDS encoding D-2-hydroxyacid dehydrogenase, whose product MKVVSTAKMSIRHQERLQTTYANQQFFFFSSIEEAGDEIKDAELLITYGEDLTPERVASMSSLRWIQVLSAGVDMMPLTELAVRGVKVTNASGIHKIPMAEYTIGVMLQATRKMNELYVKQQASDWDRSLRVEELYGKTLGIIGVGAIGEEIARRAQVFGMKVLGVTRSGKPNEHCDQMYRQSEFSLVLPQCDYVVVVVPLTEETYHLIGRAELEQMKESAVLINIARGPVIDEVALVEHLKADRLSLAVLDVFSQEPLPVDSPFWKLDNCIVTPHVSGRSPKYMERALEILHHNLALWDKGEQEGMMNVVEASRGY is encoded by the coding sequence ATGAAAGTAGTTTCAACAGCGAAAATGAGTATCCGCCATCAAGAGCGGTTGCAAACAACATATGCGAATCAGCAGTTTTTCTTTTTTTCTTCTATAGAGGAAGCTGGGGATGAGATCAAGGACGCTGAGTTGCTTATAACGTATGGGGAGGATCTAACGCCAGAACGAGTTGCGTCAATGTCTTCGCTACGTTGGATTCAAGTACTTAGTGCCGGGGTCGATATGATGCCGCTTACAGAGCTTGCAGTGCGCGGGGTAAAAGTAACAAATGCGAGTGGCATTCACAAAATTCCGATGGCGGAATATACAATTGGAGTTATGCTTCAGGCTACACGAAAGATGAACGAATTGTATGTCAAGCAGCAGGCATCAGATTGGGATCGAAGCTTGCGTGTTGAGGAGTTATATGGAAAGACGCTTGGTATTATCGGGGTTGGAGCGATTGGAGAAGAGATTGCTCGTCGTGCGCAGGTATTTGGCATGAAGGTACTTGGCGTAACCCGGAGCGGAAAACCAAATGAACATTGCGATCAGATGTATCGTCAGTCTGAGTTTTCGCTTGTTCTGCCTCAATGTGACTACGTGGTGGTCGTTGTTCCGCTGACGGAAGAGACGTATCATTTGATTGGTCGTGCGGAACTGGAACAGATGAAAGAGTCTGCGGTTCTAATTAACATTGCGCGAGGGCCGGTTATTGATGAGGTGGCCCTTGTGGAGCATCTTAAGGCCGATAGGTTGTCATTAGCGGTACTGGATGTATTTTCGCAGGAACCACTACCGGTCGATTCTCCGTTCTGGAAGTTGGATAACTGCATTGTTACCCCTCATGTATCGGGTCGTTCCCCTAAGTATATGGAACGAGCGTTAGAGATTTTACATCATAATCTTGCTCTCTGGGATAAAGGGGAACAAGAGGGGATGATGAATGTGGTTGAAGCAAGCCGTGGTTACTGA
- a CDS encoding Fur family transcriptional regulator, with translation MSATALQEALTKLRDAGVRMTPQRHAILTYLLETMSHPTVDEIYKSLEGKFPNMSIATVYNNLRTFKEAGLVRELTYGDNSSRFDANMLEHYHAVCVKCGSVEDFHYPSLYEVEEQAAISTGFQIETHRMEVYGICSCCQIKN, from the coding sequence ATGTCCGCTACCGCTTTGCAAGAGGCACTCACAAAGCTTAGGGATGCCGGGGTGCGGATGACTCCGCAACGTCATGCAATTTTAACATATTTGCTGGAAACAATGTCTCATCCCACAGTTGATGAAATATATAAATCGCTAGAGGGAAAGTTCCCAAACATGAGTATTGCAACAGTATATAATAACTTACGTACATTTAAGGAAGCTGGCCTCGTTCGTGAACTTACTTATGGAGATAATTCAAGTAGATTTGATGCCAATATGCTTGAACACTATCATGCAGTTTGTGTTAAATGTGGGTCAGTCGAAGACTTTCATTATCCGTCTTTGTATGAGGTAGAAGAGCAGGCAGCTATTAGTACAGGATTTCAAATAGAAACACATCGCATGGAAGTATACGGTATATGCTCGTGCTGTCAAATTAAGAACTAA
- the ytaF gene encoding sporulation membrane protein YtaF: MHWLSVLTIAFASNLDNLAIGIAFGVRSTRIPTMSNVIIALITMVGTYLSMTIGEIVAFYMSGLVANVLGAVLISGIGLWTIVDSWRKWGTEIPVLNHETSSDPIRNPYAADVDKNNIISVKESVALGIALAMNNLAVGIGAGATSVSPLLTTMFAGLFSLAFIGFGSKVGYVMARTWFGKYSGIIGGVLLFLIGIYEMIA, encoded by the coding sequence ATGCATTGGCTTTCAGTGTTAACGATTGCATTTGCATCTAACCTAGATAATCTGGCAATTGGCATCGCTTTTGGAGTTCGTTCTACAAGGATACCCACTATGTCGAATGTAATTATTGCTTTAATTACAATGGTAGGAACGTATTTGTCTATGACAATTGGGGAGATTGTTGCTTTCTATATGTCAGGGCTTGTGGCTAATGTTCTGGGGGCGGTGTTAATTTCCGGAATTGGTCTTTGGACAATTGTAGATAGTTGGCGCAAGTGGGGGACGGAGATCCCAGTTTTAAATCATGAGACATCGAGTGATCCGATTCGGAATCCGTACGCTGCTGATGTTGATAAAAACAATATCATTTCAGTGAAGGAATCAGTCGCATTAGGTATAGCACTGGCAATGAACAATCTAGCAGTTGGGATCGGTGCAGGTGCGACTAGTGTATCTCCGTTACTTACAACCATGTTTGCGGGCCTGTTTTCTCTTGCTTTTATCGGTTTCGGCTCTAAAGTGGGGTATGTAATGGCACGTACATGGTTTGGGAAATACTCAGGGATCATAGGTGGTGTTTTATTATTTTTAATTGGCATTTATGAAATGATTGCCTAG
- a CDS encoding ABC transporter permease encodes MFYLSLFWDYLKQYFKMRLAYRMDFVNGIVSDFVFQATNLVFILVVFQHTNVLKGWTRDEIIFIYGFFLVPYAVFTTFFNLWEFQERYIIRGEMDRVLTRPAHNLFQVMLETMDPQSLVGAVTGIVIMVYAGADMGLDIAWYDPLMFLLLVASGALVYGGVYTGIAAIGFFSDSKTGISPMIWNIQNYGRYPVNIYNKAIRILLTWILPFAFVGVYPAAYFLKREEYYTYVMLTPVMGVVFFMIGITIWNYGVKQYRGAGS; translated from the coding sequence ATGTTTTATTTATCGCTGTTCTGGGATTATTTGAAGCAGTATTTCAAGATGCGCCTGGCATACCGAATGGATTTTGTGAACGGAATCGTATCCGATTTTGTGTTTCAGGCAACGAATCTGGTTTTTATTCTTGTTGTGTTCCAGCATACGAATGTGCTCAAAGGTTGGACGCGCGATGAAATTATTTTTATTTATGGTTTCTTTCTGGTTCCGTATGCTGTATTTACGACGTTTTTCAACCTGTGGGAGTTTCAGGAGAGATACATTATTCGTGGGGAGATGGACCGAGTTCTGACACGGCCTGCTCACAATTTGTTTCAAGTTATGCTTGAAACGATGGACCCGCAGTCGCTTGTCGGGGCAGTGACGGGCATTGTCATCATGGTGTATGCGGGTGCGGATATGGGACTCGACATTGCCTGGTACGATCCGTTGATGTTCTTGTTGTTAGTTGCTTCCGGTGCGCTTGTGTATGGGGGAGTTTATACAGGGATTGCAGCGATTGGCTTCTTCTCGGATTCTAAAACAGGGATATCGCCGATGATCTGGAACATACAGAATTACGGCCGGTATCCGGTTAATATTTACAATAAGGCGATTCGCATCTTGCTGACCTGGATTTTACCATTTGCATTTGTTGGTGTGTATCCAGCGGCATATTTCTTGAAGCGAGAAGAATATTATACGTACGTGATGCTGACGCCGGTCATGGGTGTTGTGTTTTTTATGATCGGGATCACCATTTGGAATTATGGGGTAAAGCAATATCGAGGAGCTGGTTCGTAG